In Candidatus Deferrimicrobiaceae bacterium, the genomic window GCCCGCGAGGGGGCTGTCCCGGCCACGTCGGTGGCCGATGCGGCCGGGAAGCTTTCCCCCCCGAGAGTGGTGTGGCTCATGGTCCCCGCCGGCCCCCCGGTGGACGAGAACGTGGAACTTCTCGCCGGAACCCTCGAGGCCGGGGACGTGGTCGTGGACGGCGGGAACTCGCTTTACAAGGAGGCGCCCCGCAGGGCGAAGCTGCTTGCCGGGCGCGGGGTCCGGTTCCTCGACGCCGGTACCAGCGGTGGGATCTGGGGACTTGCCGAGGGGTACTGCCTCATGGTCGGAGGGGACGAGGAGGCCTTCCGTGTCGTGGCCCCGGTCCTCGAAACGCTTGCCCCGCCTAAGGGATACGCCTATATGGGCCCCCACGGCGCCGGACATTTCGTGAAGATGGTCCACAACGGCATCGAGTACGGCATGATGCAGTCGTACGCCGAGGGGTTCGAACTGCTGTCGTC contains:
- the gnd gene encoding decarboxylating 6-phosphogluconate dehydrogenase → AREGAVPATSVADAAGKLSPPRVVWLMVPAGPPVDENVELLAGTLEAGDVVVDGGNSLYKEAPRRAKLLAGRGVRFLDAGTSGGIWGLAEGYCLMVGGDEEAFRVVAPVLETLAPPKGYAYMGPHGAGHFVKMVHNGIEYGMMQSYAEGFELLSSAPYSLDLRAIASLWNQGSVVRSWLLELAERALEKDPELAMLSPYVDDSGEGRWTVERSIEAGVPLPSIALSLYMRFFSRQDNSFAMRMLAALRNEFGGHAVKAVSNGKKKGKRDG